The following proteins are encoded in a genomic region of Coregonus clupeaformis isolate EN_2021a chromosome 14, ASM2061545v1, whole genome shotgun sequence:
- the LOC121581091 gene encoding vasculin-like protein 1 isoform X2, producing MAQHDFVPAWLNFATPQPAKSPAASLEKHGNPHHHRDSRAAVSRRRHNSSDGFFNNGPLHAPAGDGGQQPSLLRHDSVDSGVAKGGHGGLAGVPCWKEAPPTWHGAPRGAQDGHHHPGRHPKRTGPGGGDRDRQGGHRQRNGNFHPRKGTPGTPYQDKFPNEERSRDDKLKFVEEDFPFLNPETTGKSGNQMRPVAPHAGVWENPPSGKQMVSKMLVIKKVSKEDTGCTAFSASFASSGTPPINSSKALPTIASSTHSVYKNLVPKPALVTTKPHQWKPSGRDSTKPGLHLSGRDSVFTSPVSAAKPYASATATQLQSHNTPKEHPSSTTPPIDIGPSSRLKLMRRGPDRKSDILRTLKDECTGNLTSSSSSSGTPVQGESSTPEPKAYSQGFCHENGLSHSHSLSNSDTDHLSSSLEAEHRLLKAMGWQEYPENDDSFLPLTEDELREFQTKTEQMKRNGVLPRGARGVTLHFTTWRCVAEAHLEEDEGSESETSSSSQTSDDDDVGDCIKT from the exons ATGGCGCAGCATGACTTTGTCCCTGCCTGGCTAAACTTCGCCACGCCCCAGCCTGCCAAG TCCCCTGCAGCCAGCCTCGAGAAGCATGGCAACCCCCATCACCACCGGGACAGCCGTGCTGCTGTGAGCCGCCGCCGACACAACTCCTCCGATGGCTTCTTCAACAACGGGCCCCTACACGCCCCCGCAG gtGATGGGgggcagcagccttctctcctaaGGCATGACTCTGTGGACTCTGGGGTGGCAAAGGGGGGGCATGGTGGCCTGGCGGGGGTGCCCTGCTGGAAGGAGGCTCCTCCCACCTGGCACGGGGCACCACGGGGGGCGCAGGACGGACACCACCACCCGGGGCGCCACCCCAAACGCACCGGGCccggaggaggagacagggacaggCAGGGGGGGCACCGGCAGCGCAACGGCAACTTCCATCCCCGCAAGGGCACCCCCGGGACCCCCTACCAGGACAAGTTCCCCAACGAGGAACGCAGCAGGGATGACAAGCTGAAGTTTGTGGAAGAGGACTTT CCCTTCCTTAACCCTGAAACAACTGGAAAGTCTGGGAACCAGATGAGGCCAGTGGCTCCTCACGCTGGAGTATGGG AGAACCCTCCTAGTGGCAAGCAGATGGTGTCTAAGATGCTGGTGATCAAGAAAGTGTCCAAGGAGGACACAGGATGCACTGCGTTCTCTGCCAGCTTCGCCAGCTCCGGAACCCCGCCCATCAACAGCAGCAAAGCCCTGCCCACCATTGCCAGCTCCACCCACTCTGTCTACAAGAACCTGGTGCCCAAGCCTGCCCTGGTGACCACCAAGCCCCACCAGTGGAAGCCGAGTGGGAGAGACTCCACCAAGCCTGGCCTCCACCTGTCAGGACGAGACTCTGTCTTCACCAGTCCTGTGTCTGCAGCCAAACCCTATGCCTCTGCCACCGCCACCCAGCTACAAAGCCACAACACCCCCAAAGAG CATCCCTCCAGTACGACTCCTCCCATAGACATTGGCCCATCGTCGCGGCTGAAGCTGATGCGGCGCGGACCAGACCGGAAGAGTGACATCCTGCGGACGCTGAAGGACGAGTGCACTGGAAACCTGACCTCCAGCAGTAGCAGCTCTGGGACTCCTGTACAG GGCGAGAGCAGCACCCCAGAGCCCAAAGCCTACAGCCAGGGATTCTGCCATGAGAATGGCCTGTCTCACTCCCACTCTCTCAGCAATTCAGACACTGATCACCTGTCCAGCTCCCTGGAGGCAGAACACAG GTTACTGAAGGCCATGGGCTGGCAGGAATACCCAGAAAATGATGACAGCTTCCTGCCCCTGACAGAGGATGAGCTCAGAGAGTTCCAGACTAAAACTGAACAG ATGAAGAGGAACGGGGTCCTCCCCCGGGGTGCACGAGGTGTCACCCTCCACTTCACCACCTGGAGGTGTGTGGCCGAGGCCCACCTAGAAGAGGACGAGGGCTCAGAGTCTGaaaccagcagcagcagccagaCCTCAGACGATGATGACGTTGGCGACTGCATCAAAACCTGA
- the LOC121581091 gene encoding vasculin-like protein 1 isoform X1: MAQHDFVPAWLNFATPQPAKSPAASLEKHGNPHHHRDSRAAVSRRRHNSSDGFFNNGPLHAPAGDGGQQPSLLRHDSVDSGVAKGGHGGLAGVPCWKEAPPTWHGAPRGAQDGHHHPGRHPKRTGPGGGDRDRQGGHRQRNGNFHPRKGTPGTPYQDKFPNEERSRDDKLKFVEEDFPFLNPETTGKSGNQMRPVAPHAGVWENPPSGKQMVSKMLVIKKVSKEDTGCTAFSASFASSGTPPINSSKALPTIASSTHSVYKNLVPKPALVTTKPHQWKPSGRDSTKPGLHLSGRDSVFTSPVSAAKPYASATATQLQSHNTPKEQHPSSTTPPIDIGPSSRLKLMRRGPDRKSDILRTLKDECTGNLTSSSSSSGTPVQGESSTPEPKAYSQGFCHENGLSHSHSLSNSDTDHLSSSLEAEHRLLKAMGWQEYPENDDSFLPLTEDELREFQTKTEQMKRNGVLPRGARGVTLHFTTWRCVAEAHLEEDEGSESETSSSSQTSDDDDVGDCIKT; this comes from the exons ATGGCGCAGCATGACTTTGTCCCTGCCTGGCTAAACTTCGCCACGCCCCAGCCTGCCAAG TCCCCTGCAGCCAGCCTCGAGAAGCATGGCAACCCCCATCACCACCGGGACAGCCGTGCTGCTGTGAGCCGCCGCCGACACAACTCCTCCGATGGCTTCTTCAACAACGGGCCCCTACACGCCCCCGCAG gtGATGGGgggcagcagccttctctcctaaGGCATGACTCTGTGGACTCTGGGGTGGCAAAGGGGGGGCATGGTGGCCTGGCGGGGGTGCCCTGCTGGAAGGAGGCTCCTCCCACCTGGCACGGGGCACCACGGGGGGCGCAGGACGGACACCACCACCCGGGGCGCCACCCCAAACGCACCGGGCccggaggaggagacagggacaggCAGGGGGGGCACCGGCAGCGCAACGGCAACTTCCATCCCCGCAAGGGCACCCCCGGGACCCCCTACCAGGACAAGTTCCCCAACGAGGAACGCAGCAGGGATGACAAGCTGAAGTTTGTGGAAGAGGACTTT CCCTTCCTTAACCCTGAAACAACTGGAAAGTCTGGGAACCAGATGAGGCCAGTGGCTCCTCACGCTGGAGTATGGG AGAACCCTCCTAGTGGCAAGCAGATGGTGTCTAAGATGCTGGTGATCAAGAAAGTGTCCAAGGAGGACACAGGATGCACTGCGTTCTCTGCCAGCTTCGCCAGCTCCGGAACCCCGCCCATCAACAGCAGCAAAGCCCTGCCCACCATTGCCAGCTCCACCCACTCTGTCTACAAGAACCTGGTGCCCAAGCCTGCCCTGGTGACCACCAAGCCCCACCAGTGGAAGCCGAGTGGGAGAGACTCCACCAAGCCTGGCCTCCACCTGTCAGGACGAGACTCTGTCTTCACCAGTCCTGTGTCTGCAGCCAAACCCTATGCCTCTGCCACCGCCACCCAGCTACAAAGCCACAACACCCCCAAAGAG CAGCATCCCTCCAGTACGACTCCTCCCATAGACATTGGCCCATCGTCGCGGCTGAAGCTGATGCGGCGCGGACCAGACCGGAAGAGTGACATCCTGCGGACGCTGAAGGACGAGTGCACTGGAAACCTGACCTCCAGCAGTAGCAGCTCTGGGACTCCTGTACAG GGCGAGAGCAGCACCCCAGAGCCCAAAGCCTACAGCCAGGGATTCTGCCATGAGAATGGCCTGTCTCACTCCCACTCTCTCAGCAATTCAGACACTGATCACCTGTCCAGCTCCCTGGAGGCAGAACACAG GTTACTGAAGGCCATGGGCTGGCAGGAATACCCAGAAAATGATGACAGCTTCCTGCCCCTGACAGAGGATGAGCTCAGAGAGTTCCAGACTAAAACTGAACAG ATGAAGAGGAACGGGGTCCTCCCCCGGGGTGCACGAGGTGTCACCCTCCACTTCACCACCTGGAGGTGTGTGGCCGAGGCCCACCTAGAAGAGGACGAGGGCTCAGAGTCTGaaaccagcagcagcagccagaCCTCAGACGATGATGACGTTGGCGACTGCATCAAAACCTGA